A single Verrucomicrobiia bacterium DNA region contains:
- a CDS encoding Lrp/AsnC family transcriptional regulator, giving the protein MEMILKLLRDNATLQPAQLAAMLNLSEEEVRARIKAAEEQQLILGTHAVLNEEKLGVEMVRAVIEVKITPERGGGFDRLAERIAKYDEVRSCYLMSGGYDLLVVVEGDNLREVAAFVSEKLATIQGVLSTATHFMLKPYKVEGILMHREENNGRLPVTP; this is encoded by the coding sequence ATGGAAATGATTTTGAAATTGCTGCGCGACAACGCCACGCTGCAGCCGGCGCAACTGGCGGCGATGCTGAACCTGAGCGAGGAGGAGGTGCGGGCCAGAATCAAGGCCGCCGAGGAGCAGCAGCTCATTCTGGGCACGCACGCCGTGTTGAACGAGGAAAAGCTGGGCGTGGAAATGGTGCGCGCCGTGATTGAAGTCAAAATCACCCCGGAACGCGGCGGCGGTTTTGACCGCCTGGCCGAGCGCATCGCCAAATATGACGAGGTGCGCTCGTGCTACCTGATGTCGGGCGGCTATGATCTGCTGGTGGTGGTGGAGGGGGATAATTTGCGCGAAGTGGCGGCGTTTGTGTCGGAGAAACTCGCCACCATCCAGGGCGTGCTCAGCACCGCCACGCATTTCATGCTCAAGCCCTACAAGGTGGAAGGCATCCTCATGCACCGCGAGGAAAACAACGGCCGCCTGCCCGTGACGCCTTGA
- a CDS encoding alginate export family protein, giving the protein MPAGRRAGRLRLRLCGTAPTSNPQLNPMNPQTTLLSTALLALTVAGLQAAPAAPAAEPNWLDQLKKPAPWITWGGDLRFRNEYFDNGLTLNPYARLHEQDYFRFRGRLWTAITPVKDLSLNVRLTSEPRYWVKDAGYGAIRGRHGVDWQEGIIDNLYLKWANMFDQPLTLAVGRQDLRFGNGWLVMDGTPNDGSRTFFLDAARLTWDLKEHQTTVDLAYIEMSAWTDEWLPTLNNHHKALTDQDERGAILYIANKSVKELNVDVYFMYKKDHDIATAFGNRGDLYTPGVRLSGTLGEHWAYSAEGALQWGKRQEPRLGPDENNVMAYGFNSRLMYLFKDRLSNVLSVDYEYLSGDNPGTARIESFDVLWSRWPRWSELYIYDYAAEWRIAQLGNLHRFGPGWTLKPMKGMDFILNYNLLYADRPAPALSAAPVFTRNGHFRGHYLQAIVKYQFNKYLSAHLWGEVIFPGNFYTYQQPHTWLRGELMLTF; this is encoded by the coding sequence ATGCCGGCGGGCCGCCGGGCGGGGCGGTTGCGGCTGCGGCTGTGCGGGACGGCGCCCACGTCCAACCCCCAACTCAACCCCATGAACCCCCAAACCACACTTCTCTCCACTGCGCTGTTGGCCCTGACGGTGGCGGGGCTGCAGGCCGCGCCCGCGGCGCCGGCCGCGGAACCGAACTGGCTGGACCAGCTCAAAAAGCCGGCCCCCTGGATCACCTGGGGCGGCGACTTGCGCTTCCGCAATGAATACTTTGACAACGGCCTGACGTTGAATCCTTACGCGCGCCTCCATGAGCAGGATTACTTCCGGTTTCGCGGGCGGTTGTGGACGGCGATCACGCCGGTGAAGGATTTGTCCTTGAACGTGCGCCTGACCTCCGAGCCGCGCTACTGGGTCAAGGATGCCGGCTACGGCGCCATTCGCGGGCGGCACGGCGTGGACTGGCAGGAGGGCATCATTGATAATCTCTACCTCAAATGGGCCAATATGTTCGACCAGCCGCTGACCCTGGCCGTGGGCCGGCAGGATTTGCGGTTCGGCAACGGCTGGCTGGTCATGGACGGCACGCCCAATGACGGCTCCCGCACCTTCTTTCTCGATGCCGCGCGGCTCACCTGGGATTTGAAGGAGCACCAGACCACCGTGGACCTGGCGTACATCGAAATGTCGGCCTGGACGGATGAATGGCTGCCCACGCTCAACAACCATCACAAGGCCTTGACGGATCAGGATGAGCGCGGCGCCATCCTCTACATCGCCAACAAGAGCGTCAAGGAGCTTAACGTGGACGTGTATTTCATGTACAAAAAAGACCACGACATTGCGACCGCCTTTGGCAACCGCGGGGATTTGTACACCCCGGGCGTGCGGCTGTCCGGCACACTGGGCGAGCACTGGGCCTACAGCGCCGAAGGCGCCCTCCAATGGGGCAAGCGCCAGGAGCCGCGGCTGGGGCCAGATGAAAACAACGTCATGGCCTACGGCTTCAACAGCCGGCTGATGTATCTCTTCAAAGACCGCCTGAGCAACGTGCTGAGCGTGGACTATGAATACCTGTCCGGCGACAATCCGGGCACGGCGCGCATTGAGTCGTTCGACGTGCTCTGGTCGCGCTGGCCCCGCTGGAGCGAGCTGTACATCTACGACTACGCGGCGGAATGGCGCATCGCCCAGTTGGGCAACCTGCACCGCTTCGGCCCGGGCTGGACGCTCAAACCGATGAAGGGCATGGACTTCATCCTCAACTACAACCTGCTGTACGCGGACCGGCCCGCCCCGGCCCTCTCGGCCGCGCCGGTCTTCACCCGCAACGGCCACTTCCGCGGGCATTACTTGCAGGCCATCGTGAAGTACCAGTTCAACAAGTACCTCTCCGCCCACCTCTGGGGAGAGGTCATCTTCCCCGGCAATTTCTACACCTATCAGCAGCCGCACACCTGGTTGCGCGGCGAGTTGATGCTGACTTTCTAG
- a CDS encoding DUF1080 domain-containing protein, with protein sequence MKKMHTLNFLAGTLALSLVSLLAVSCASSSGGGGRAGATSSPGGQTAVALFNGRNFQGWKAVSADPKVPMDKVWRVQDGIIICAGEPMGYLHTLRSFTNYRLELEYRWAPGKTPGNSGIFGRITGEPRALPRCIETQLRHGNAGDLYGFHGLKINGPAERFRFVPNHQLGGDLRGVTRLAGNEKPAGEWNHLVVQAEGPRIRVWMNGQLVNEATDAEVVAGPVGLQSEGGEIHFRNIHLMPLP encoded by the coding sequence ATGAAAAAAATGCACACGCTCAACTTCCTGGCGGGCACCCTGGCCCTTTCCCTGGTGTCCTTACTCGCGGTTTCCTGCGCATCCTCGTCCGGCGGCGGCGGGCGGGCCGGCGCGACTTCCAGCCCGGGCGGGCAAACGGCCGTGGCGTTGTTCAACGGACGCAACTTCCAGGGCTGGAAAGCCGTCTCCGCCGATCCCAAAGTGCCCATGGATAAAGTGTGGCGCGTGCAGGACGGCATCATCATTTGCGCCGGCGAGCCCATGGGCTACCTGCACACCCTGCGGTCCTTCACCAACTACCGGCTGGAACTGGAATACCGGTGGGCGCCGGGCAAAACGCCCGGCAACAGCGGCATTTTCGGCCGCATCACCGGCGAGCCGCGGGCCTTGCCGCGCTGCATTGAAACGCAGCTCCGCCACGGCAACGCCGGCGATTTGTATGGCTTCCACGGCCTGAAAATCAACGGCCCGGCGGAACGATTCCGCTTCGTGCCCAACCATCAGTTGGGGGGCGACCTGCGCGGCGTCACCCGCCTGGCCGGCAACGAAAAACCCGCCGGCGAGTGGAATCATCTGGTGGTGCAGGCCGAGGGGCCGCGCATCCGCGTCTGGATGAACGGCCAACTGGTGAACGAGGCCACCGACGCCGAAGTCGTGGCCGGGCCGGTGGGCCTGCAGTCCGAAGGAGGCGAAATCCATTTTCGGAACATCCATCTGATGCCGCTGCCTTGA
- a CDS encoding homoserine O-acetyltransferase, with translation MHRKATVETKFLRVATPERPLELFNGERLTDVTLAYETYGKLNADRSNAVLVFHALSGSAHAAGFNPQVPGVDNRWTDECKIGWWDGFIGPGKSVDTDHFFVICANYLGGCYGSTGPCSINPATGRRWGRSFPHVTLSDIVDSQMRLLDHLGIEQLHAVMGASLGGMLSLSLATRYPDRVRTVIPCASGLLVPILTRIHNFEQIYAIESDPDFKGGDYDPLQQPRRGMALARMIGHKTFVSLDAMAERARKEIVRRSADLSWYDLTSPIESYMLHQGAKFVQRFDANTYLRILDAWNRFDIVREGVAEDLVSLFERCRQQKFLVFTIDTDVCYWPEEQEHMVKTLKRAGIEPTWITVHSDKGHDSFLLEPHLYRPFLRAALMD, from the coding sequence ATGCATCGCAAGGCAACAGTGGAGACCAAATTTCTGCGCGTGGCCACCCCCGAGCGGCCGTTGGAGCTGTTCAACGGCGAGCGGCTCACGGATGTCACCCTCGCCTACGAAACCTACGGCAAGCTCAACGCCGACCGCAGCAACGCCGTGCTGGTGTTTCACGCCTTGAGCGGCAGCGCCCACGCCGCGGGCTTCAATCCCCAGGTGCCGGGGGTGGACAACCGCTGGACGGATGAGTGCAAAATCGGATGGTGGGACGGCTTCATCGGGCCGGGAAAGTCCGTGGACACCGATCATTTCTTTGTCATTTGCGCCAATTACCTGGGCGGATGCTACGGCTCCACCGGCCCTTGCTCCATCAATCCCGCCACGGGCCGGCGCTGGGGGCGCAGTTTCCCGCATGTCACGCTCTCGGACATCGTGGACTCCCAGATGCGCCTGCTGGATCACTTGGGCATCGAGCAGTTGCATGCCGTCATGGGGGCCTCCCTGGGCGGCATGTTGTCACTGAGCCTGGCCACGCGCTATCCCGACCGGGTGCGCACCGTCATCCCGTGCGCCAGCGGCCTCCTGGTGCCGATCCTCACCCGCATCCACAATTTCGAGCAGATTTACGCCATCGAATCAGACCCGGATTTCAAAGGGGGCGACTACGACCCCTTGCAACAACCACGCCGCGGCATGGCCCTGGCGCGCATGATTGGACACAAAACGTTTGTCTCCCTCGACGCCATGGCCGAGCGGGCCCGCAAGGAAATTGTGCGGCGCTCGGCCGACCTGTCCTGGTATGACCTGACCAGCCCCATCGAATCCTACATGCTCCATCAGGGCGCCAAGTTTGTGCAGCGGTTTGACGCCAACACCTATCTGCGCATTCTCGACGCCTGGAACCGCTTTGACATCGTGCGCGAAGGCGTGGCCGAGGATTTGGTCTCCCTCTTCGAGCGCTGCCGCCAGCAAAAATTCCTGGTGTTCACCATCGACACCGATGTCTGCTACTGGCCGGAGGAGCAGGAGCACATGGTCAAAACACTCAAACGGGCCGGCATTGAACCAACCTGGATCACCGTCCACTCCGACAAGGGCCATGACTCATTCCTCCTGGAACCCCATTTGTACCGGCCCTTCCTCCGCGCCGCTTTGATGGACTAA
- a CDS encoding RHS repeat-associated core domain-containing protein, which produces MIAEVKEVTGEVRTHVWGADLSGPLSQIFNYLFSTQPLDWETGLLYYGHRYYSPTPGRWLSRDSLGEEGGLNVYRFVYNDPIQNVDSLGMIPIWMERLFKWAGYQFWRNFVVTAPHWQTVMDDWYYETGPDPRTYIGISDPRNADIAGNAGFVKLLNCWIAKRRGVQVPAGSWGVAPWGFRWVYAYDFSSAAGGIAAYTPATHFLGSYRASVRDLGRVDPTGGTMHKYQIDISNVSGWTSGTRLPGWAAYMRRIILGIDGTSLFYDHPRGRARYTPSTGGTMQNNYSFVTTGDACNATCVLP; this is translated from the coding sequence ATGATCGCCGAAGTGAAAGAGGTGACGGGCGAGGTTCGCACGCACGTCTGGGGGGCGGACTTGAGCGGCCCCTTATCCCAGATCTTTAACTACCTCTTTTCCACCCAACCCCTCGACTGGGAAACCGGCCTCCTCTACTACGGCCATCGCTACTACTCCCCCACCCCCGGCCGCTGGCTTAGCCGCGATTCACTCGGGGAGGAAGGAGGATTGAACGTCTACCGGTTCGTTTACAACGACCCTATCCAGAATGTTGATTCGCTCGGAATGATCCCGATCTGGATGGAGCGGCTCTTCAAATGGGCAGGTTACCAGTTCTGGAGAAACTTCGTTGTCACTGCGCCTCACTGGCAGACAGTGATGGACGACTGGTATTACGAGACTGGACCTGATCCGAGGACTTATATTGGAATCTCTGATCCGCGTAACGCGGACATTGCAGGCAATGCTGGCTTTGTGAAGTTGCTCAACTGCTGGATTGCGAAGCGGCGAGGGGTGCAAGTGCCCGCTGGTTCGTGGGGAGTCGCGCCTTGGGGTTTCCGGTGGGTTTATGCCTACGATTTCAGTTCGGCTGCCGGAGGCATAGCGGCCTACACGCCTGCCACGCATTTCCTGGGGAGTTATCGCGCCAGTGTCCGCGACTTGGGCCGAGTCGATCCCACCGGTGGAACGATGCACAAGTATCAAATCGACATCTCCAATGTCTCCGGCTGGACCTCGGGCACACGGCTGCCCGGCTGGGCAGCATATATGAGGAGAATCATCCTCGGCATCGATGGCACTTCGCTGTTCTACGACCACCCACGAGGGCGCGCTCGATATACCCCGAGCACGGGCGGTACTATGCAGAACAACTACAGCTTTGTGACTACGGGCGACGCGTGCAATGCAACATGTGTTCTTCCTTGA